The following are encoded together in the Nocardioides sp. Arc9.136 genome:
- a CDS encoding NlpC/P60 family protein — translation MLNGRKRLVPALTGLAIVGVIGIGPSGPAQAEPDVGDVQARVDRLFHEAEQASERFNDARIELEELNRDLRSLEADEDRQGERLEGVREQVERSVVRQYQGQGLSAVGQVIVSDDPQGFLSELSTMSAFDDLQDQMFGDYTTELKALDIRRDATEERAAQVAEVKDQLADEKAEIDEKLAEAEGLLDRLEAEEREAVVSRDTTRPPATVPASGRAGAAVAYAMSQVGDAYVYGAAGPSAFDCSGLTMMAWNAAGVSLPHSSSAQYSSGPQVAESDLQPGDLVFYYSPISHVGMYIGGGMIVHAANPGSGVTTAPLHSMPYVGAVRPG, via the coding sequence GTGCTCAACGGTCGGAAGCGACTTGTCCCAGCCCTCACCGGGCTCGCCATCGTCGGCGTCATCGGCATCGGTCCCTCGGGGCCGGCGCAGGCCGAGCCGGACGTCGGCGACGTCCAGGCCCGGGTCGACCGGCTCTTCCACGAGGCCGAGCAGGCCTCGGAGCGGTTCAACGACGCCCGCATCGAGCTGGAGGAGCTCAACCGCGACCTCCGCTCGCTGGAGGCCGACGAGGACCGCCAGGGCGAGCGCCTCGAGGGCGTCCGCGAGCAGGTCGAGCGCTCGGTGGTCCGCCAGTACCAGGGCCAGGGCCTCTCCGCCGTCGGCCAGGTCATCGTCTCCGACGACCCGCAGGGGTTCCTGTCCGAGCTGTCGACCATGTCGGCCTTCGACGACCTCCAGGACCAGATGTTCGGTGACTACACCACCGAGCTCAAGGCCCTCGACATCCGCCGCGACGCGACCGAGGAGCGGGCCGCCCAGGTCGCCGAGGTCAAGGACCAGCTGGCCGACGAGAAGGCCGAGATCGACGAGAAGCTCGCCGAGGCCGAGGGCCTCCTCGACCGGCTCGAGGCCGAGGAGCGCGAGGCCGTCGTCTCCCGTGACACGACCCGCCCGCCGGCGACCGTGCCCGCCTCCGGCCGGGCCGGTGCCGCCGTGGCCTACGCCATGTCCCAGGTCGGCGACGCCTACGTCTACGGCGCCGCCGGGCCGAGCGCGTTCGACTGCTCCGGGCTCACGATGATGGCCTGGAACGCGGCGGGCGTCTCGCTGCCGCACTCCTCGAGCGCGCAGTACTCCTCCGGCCCGCAGGTCGCCGAGAGCGACCTGCAGCCCGGCGACCTCGTCTTCTACTACAGCCCGATCAGCCACGTCGGCATGTACATCGGCGGCGGCATGATCGTGCACGCGGCCAACCCGGGCAGTGGCGTCACGACCGCGCCGCTCCACTCGATGCCGTACGTCGGGGCCGTCCGCCCTGGCTGA
- a CDS encoding M48 family metallopeptidase, which produces MTPTARRTAWVLLVGGGVAFVLLAWWLVPWSPVPDGPVEPVRPEDWFSAEQLARAEDFSRWARAWSWSSLAVSIAVACWLGLSRRGRAWADRVPGPWWVQVVVLVAAVEVLRRLVTLPFGVALEQLRRDHGLSTRSWAGYTADLVRNEALGIVVASVALVLLVGLARRLPRAWPAVAGLLVAALVVLGSFVYPVVVEPAFNSFEPLPDGPLRQGIVELADQEGVEIGDVLVVDASRRTSALNAYVSGFGSTRRVVVYDTLVDDLPVDQALSVVAHELAHAQHDDVLVGTALGAAGAVAGVGLLALCLGFLARCGWPAPGRAAVVPVALALVAVGGFLASPVQNGISRQIETRADVDALRVSAPEAFAEMQVRLAERSLADVTPPVWSQWWFGSHPTTVDRLALTSPGPQN; this is translated from the coding sequence GTGACGCCGACCGCCCGACGGACCGCCTGGGTGCTGCTGGTCGGAGGAGGTGTGGCGTTCGTCCTGCTGGCCTGGTGGCTCGTGCCGTGGAGCCCGGTGCCCGACGGGCCGGTGGAGCCGGTGCGCCCCGAGGACTGGTTCAGCGCCGAGCAGCTCGCGCGGGCCGAGGACTTCTCGCGCTGGGCGCGGGCCTGGAGCTGGTCGTCGCTGGCGGTGTCGATCGCGGTGGCGTGCTGGCTGGGTTTGAGCCGACGGGGCCGCGCGTGGGCCGACCGGGTGCCGGGGCCGTGGTGGGTCCAGGTCGTCGTGCTCGTCGCGGCCGTGGAGGTGCTGCGACGGCTCGTGACGCTGCCGTTCGGCGTCGCGCTCGAGCAGCTCCGCCGCGACCACGGGCTCTCGACCCGCTCCTGGGCGGGGTACACCGCGGACCTGGTGCGCAACGAGGCGCTCGGCATCGTCGTCGCCTCGGTCGCCCTCGTGCTGCTCGTGGGGCTGGCCCGCCGGCTGCCGCGAGCGTGGCCGGCGGTCGCCGGGCTGCTCGTCGCGGCGCTCGTGGTCCTCGGGTCCTTCGTCTACCCGGTGGTCGTCGAGCCGGCGTTCAACTCCTTCGAGCCGCTCCCGGACGGGCCGCTGCGCCAGGGGATCGTGGAGCTGGCCGACCAGGAGGGCGTCGAGATTGGCGACGTCCTGGTGGTGGACGCCTCACGTCGTACGTCGGCCCTGAACGCCTACGTCTCCGGCTTCGGCTCGACGCGTCGGGTCGTCGTCTACGACACCCTGGTCGACGACCTGCCGGTCGACCAGGCGCTGTCGGTGGTGGCGCACGAGCTGGCCCATGCCCAGCACGACGACGTGCTCGTGGGCACCGCGCTCGGGGCGGCCGGCGCGGTGGCCGGCGTGGGCCTGCTGGCGCTCTGCCTGGGGTTCCTCGCCCGGTGCGGGTGGCCCGCACCCGGCCGGGCCGCGGTCGTCCCGGTGGCGCTCGCGCTGGTCGCGGTCGGCGGCTTCCTGGCCAGCCCGGTCCAGAACGGGATCAGCCGGCAGATCGAGACCCGGGCCGACGTGGACGCGCTGCGCGTGAGCGCCCCGGAGGCCTTCGCGGAGATGCAGGTGCGGCTGGCGGAGCGGTCGCTCGCCGACGTCACGCCGCCGGTGTGGAGCCAGTGGTGGTTCGGCAGCCACCCGACGACCGTCGACCGACTGGCGTTGACGAGTCCTGGTCCTCAAAATTGA
- a CDS encoding Flp family type IVb pilin: MVDYLRMLINARLAQMEERGASAVEYGLLIAGIAALIVVAIFALGPMVQGAFEDTCSSIASNDTDTTTTSGDCTD; encoded by the coding sequence ATGGTCGACTACCTGCGCATGCTCATCAACGCCCGCCTCGCCCAGATGGAGGAGCGCGGCGCCTCCGCCGTCGAGTACGGCCTGCTCATCGCCGGCATCGCGGCGCTCATCGTCGTCGCGATCTTCGCCCTCGGCCCCATGGTCCAGGGGGCGTTCGAGGACACCTGTTCCTCGATCGCTTCGAACGACACCGACACGACCACGACTTCGGGCGACTGCACCGACTGA
- a CDS encoding response regulator transcription factor, which produces MSDRNISVLLVDDHQLIRDGLSGVLDLEHDMSIVGVAATVAEAMASYERLSPDVIVTDLQLQDGTGLDIVRAVRKRSNDTGLIVLTMHSGDEQIFAAMQAGASGFVGKDAPSGEVVKAARHAAVSPRSFICTGLVGAMMRRQAGESTKLSDREHEVLLLLADGLGAAQIGEKLYLSESTAKSHIAKIYQKLGAANRAQALVTAMRIGLLSSVKPADS; this is translated from the coding sequence ATGAGCGACCGGAACATCAGCGTGCTCCTCGTCGACGACCACCAGCTGATCCGCGACGGTCTCTCGGGAGTCCTCGACCTCGAGCACGACATGTCCATCGTCGGGGTCGCCGCGACGGTCGCCGAGGCGATGGCCTCCTACGAGCGGCTCTCCCCCGACGTGATCGTCACCGACCTGCAGCTGCAGGACGGCACGGGCCTCGACATCGTCCGCGCGGTCCGCAAGCGGAGCAACGACACGGGCCTGATCGTGCTGACGATGCACTCCGGCGACGAGCAGATCTTCGCCGCGATGCAGGCCGGCGCCTCCGGGTTCGTCGGCAAGGACGCGCCGTCCGGCGAGGTGGTCAAGGCCGCCCGGCACGCTGCGGTCTCCCCGCGGTCGTTCATCTGCACCGGCCTCGTCGGGGCGATGATGCGCCGCCAGGCCGGCGAGTCCACCAAGCTCTCCGACCGGGAGCACGAGGTGCTCCTGCTGCTCGCCGACGGGCTCGGCGCCGCCCAGATCGGCGAGAAGCTCTACCTCAGCGAGTCGACCGCCAAGTCCCACATCGCGAAGATCTACCAGAAGCTCGGCGCGGCCAACCGGGCCCAGGCACTGGTCACCGCGATGCGGATCGGGCTGCTCTCCAGCGTCAAGCCCGCCGACTCCTGA
- a CDS encoding sensor histidine kinase has product MTFPDLPFARLTLAARGFVLLFLFVTALVDRDEEMLLALIAIGCAWVVVQLAEFRPRTSIVFATTFDAVVVGLVCGVASAESLTVLAALAVPPFTAGLHRGAVGVALAMSAELVALVGFAVVSGDGLSDPQWLGVFTWSVTGLGLGLIATFLHSAIERSTDPLAPYHYAQTLLRQLIDLSGGLSSGLDPNALGGAIISTVRDELPIAALVLYVPRGDSLTPLVEKNLEGETADCEDVAAEAWARGENVVDGRSFAIPLDDAAVVAGVLSDRLDPGRLDLGDRIRKLQRRLAPSAVHLDTALLFASFRDAATAEERRRLAREMHDGVAQDIASLGYLVDALAAQPSSAQQAERIALLRDRVSHVVGEVRQSVLTLRTSIGESESLGAAIGAIARNLSEVSGVPIQVTLEEHTTRLRPEVEAELFRITQEAMNNAIKHAQASVIDVHCRVHAPRAIITVSDDGRGMQQARSDSHGLEIMRERAMLIGGRLSIDPVHGGGLMVTVAVGTDPEPPISSEQPSEEKVKA; this is encoded by the coding sequence ATGACCTTCCCGGACCTGCCGTTCGCGCGACTCACCCTCGCCGCACGCGGGTTCGTGCTGCTCTTCCTCTTCGTCACCGCGCTGGTCGACCGGGACGAGGAGATGCTGCTGGCGCTGATCGCCATCGGCTGTGCCTGGGTCGTCGTCCAGCTCGCCGAGTTCCGCCCGCGCACGTCGATCGTCTTCGCCACGACCTTCGACGCCGTGGTGGTGGGCCTGGTCTGCGGAGTCGCCTCGGCCGAGAGCCTGACCGTGTTGGCCGCCCTCGCCGTGCCGCCGTTCACCGCCGGCCTGCACCGCGGGGCCGTCGGCGTCGCGCTGGCCATGTCGGCCGAGCTCGTGGCGCTGGTCGGCTTCGCGGTGGTCTCCGGCGACGGGCTGTCCGATCCGCAGTGGCTCGGGGTCTTCACGTGGAGCGTCACCGGACTCGGCCTCGGCCTGATCGCGACGTTCCTGCACTCCGCGATCGAGCGCTCCACCGACCCGCTGGCGCCGTACCACTACGCACAGACCCTGCTGCGCCAGCTCATCGACCTCTCCGGCGGCCTCAGCTCCGGGCTGGACCCCAACGCGCTCGGCGGCGCGATCATCAGCACCGTCCGCGACGAGCTGCCGATCGCCGCCCTCGTCCTGTACGTCCCCCGCGGCGACTCGCTCACGCCCCTGGTGGAGAAGAACCTCGAGGGCGAGACGGCCGACTGCGAGGACGTCGCGGCCGAGGCGTGGGCGCGCGGGGAGAACGTCGTCGACGGCCGCTCGTTCGCGATCCCGCTCGACGACGCGGCCGTGGTCGCCGGCGTGCTGTCGGACCGGCTCGACCCCGGCCGGCTCGACCTCGGCGACCGGATCCGCAAGCTGCAGCGCCGGCTGGCGCCGAGCGCCGTGCACCTCGACACCGCCCTGCTCTTCGCCTCCTTCCGCGACGCGGCGACCGCCGAAGAGCGCCGGCGCCTCGCGCGGGAGATGCACGACGGTGTCGCGCAGGACATCGCCTCCCTCGGCTACCTCGTCGACGCCCTGGCGGCGCAGCCGTCCTCAGCGCAGCAGGCCGAGCGGATCGCGCTGCTGCGCGACCGGGTCAGCCACGTCGTGGGCGAGGTCCGCCAGTCGGTGCTGACCCTGCGCACGAGCATCGGGGAGAGCGAGAGCCTCGGCGCCGCGATCGGCGCGATCGCCCGCAACCTCAGCGAGGTCTCCGGCGTGCCGATCCAGGTGACCCTCGAGGAGCACACCACCCGCCTGCGGCCCGAGGTGGAGGCGGAGCTCTTCCGGATCACCCAGGAGGCGATGAACAACGCCATCAAGCACGCGCAGGCGTCGGTCATCGACGTCCACTGCCGGGTGCACGCGCCCCGCGCGATCATCACGGTCTCCGACGACGGCCGCGGCATGCAGCAGGCGCGGTCGGACTCCCACGGCCTGGAGATCATGCGCGAGCGGGCGATGCTCATCGGCGGCAGGCTGAGCATCGACCCCGTTCACGGTGGCGGCTTGATGGTCACCGTGGCGGTGGGTACCGACCCCGAGCCCCCGATCAGCTCCGAGCAGCCCAGCGAAGAGAAGGTGAAGGCATGA
- a CDS encoding type II secretion system F family protein, with protein MTLLLVLGAVLVLVAILLVGSALAPDEGRTSGVTRSLAAIQAIGSAPQALRDELDRPFGERVLEPLQARALRIGRRLSGADSAERIRRKLDLAGNPRDWSVDRVVSGKVIGAVALTLVAGAVVLVLGVSLPVAVVLLLAGLVVGFFVPDLYLYQRTYERTERIQRELADAIDLMTISVESGLGFDAAVQQVARNTDGPLAEEFSRVLREMQIGAGRANALRALGDRTNVADLKAFVGAMVQADSFGIPISQVLRVQSGEMRVKRRQRAEHKAQQVPVKITVPLIFCILPCLFIAVMGPAVISIMENMG; from the coding sequence ATGACGCTGCTCCTCGTGCTGGGCGCCGTCCTGGTGCTCGTCGCCATCCTGCTCGTCGGCTCGGCGCTCGCCCCCGACGAGGGCCGCACCTCGGGCGTGACCCGCTCCCTCGCCGCCATCCAGGCGATCGGCTCGGCGCCGCAGGCGCTGCGCGACGAGCTCGACCGGCCCTTCGGCGAGCGGGTGCTGGAGCCGCTGCAGGCCCGGGCGCTGCGGATCGGTCGCCGGCTCTCCGGCGCCGACTCGGCCGAACGGATCCGTCGCAAGCTGGACCTGGCCGGCAACCCGCGCGACTGGTCGGTCGACCGGGTGGTGTCGGGCAAGGTGATCGGCGCGGTGGCCCTGACCCTGGTCGCCGGAGCAGTGGTGCTCGTGCTCGGGGTGTCGCTCCCCGTCGCCGTGGTCCTGCTGCTCGCCGGGCTGGTCGTCGGGTTCTTCGTGCCCGACCTGTACCTCTACCAGAGGACCTACGAACGCACCGAGCGGATCCAGCGCGAGCTGGCCGACGCGATCGACCTGATGACGATCAGCGTGGAGTCCGGGCTCGGGTTCGACGCCGCGGTCCAGCAGGTCGCGCGCAACACCGACGGTCCCCTCGCGGAGGAGTTCTCGCGGGTGCTCCGCGAGATGCAGATCGGCGCCGGCCGGGCGAATGCCCTGCGCGCCCTGGGGGACCGGACCAACGTGGCCGACCTCAAGGCGTTCGTCGGGGCGATGGTCCAGGCGGACTCCTTCGGCATCCCGATCTCGCAGGTGCTGCGCGTGCAGTCGGGCGAGATGCGGGTCAAGCGCCGCCAGCGCGCCGAGCACAAGGCGCAGCAGGTACCTGTCAAGATCACCGTGCCCCTCATCTTCTGCATCCTCCCTTGCCTCTTCATCGCGGTGATGGGGCCCGCGGTGATCAGCATCATGGAGAACATGGGATGA
- a CDS encoding type II secretion system F family protein, with translation MRRLLLTLVALAAGVLLCLLPSAALAADGSITHVEPTDGGLDVLVSVPAGSAVDLADVTVTVDGVAAPATAERAGASTAVRRTAVLAIDTSNSMRGDRFGSAKQAALTFIRSVPPDVELGIVSFAGTVDEALAPTTDRDAAREVVRSLTLSQQTRLHDGVLAALRLAGEEGQRSLLVLSDGADTSGTPLADVTAAVDESGVGVDVIALEQGDAALASLREVAEAGSGQVVEASRTALADTFSEEAAVLARQVLVSTSVPDGVDATEATVEVTLGGAAGPVTASAFSTVQRAATTTVVPPPVVQQPDWVPPSWLMHAGIGTLAVGLVALVVLLVPRGPAPLSAADRLARYTEVTSAGATPAGSRVDAEQALSSAKDAAATLLSRNKSLDARITHRLEGAGSELKASEWLLVHVGVFLAAGLVGLLLGRGTIVLGLLFLVLGGLGPWLYLGVRRARRRKAFNALLPDTLQLMSGSLAAGLSLAQSVDTIVREGADPVATEFKRVLVETRLGVPLEDALEGVAKRFESKDFEWVVMAIKIQRQVGGNLAELLDTVAATMREREYLRRQVAALAAEGKLSAWVLGCLPPLFMLYLFFTQRDYVSVMFTDPLGILMLVGAVVVLGVGVFWMSKLVKVEV, from the coding sequence ATGCGTCGGCTGCTGCTCACCCTCGTCGCGCTGGCGGCCGGCGTCCTGCTGTGCCTGCTGCCCTCGGCGGCGCTCGCCGCGGACGGGTCGATCACGCACGTGGAGCCGACCGACGGCGGGCTCGACGTCCTGGTGTCGGTCCCGGCCGGCTCGGCCGTCGACCTGGCGGACGTCACGGTCACCGTCGACGGGGTCGCGGCGCCCGCGACCGCCGAGCGCGCCGGGGCCTCGACGGCGGTACGCCGCACCGCGGTGCTGGCGATCGACACCAGCAACTCCATGCGCGGCGACCGCTTCGGGTCCGCCAAGCAGGCCGCGCTGACCTTCATCCGCAGCGTGCCCCCGGACGTCGAGCTCGGGATCGTCAGCTTCGCCGGCACCGTCGACGAGGCGCTCGCCCCGACGACCGACCGCGACGCGGCTCGCGAGGTGGTCCGCTCGCTCACCCTCAGCCAGCAGACCAGGCTGCACGACGGCGTGCTCGCCGCCCTGCGGCTGGCCGGCGAGGAGGGCCAGCGCTCGCTGCTGGTCCTCTCCGACGGCGCGGACACCTCCGGCACACCCCTCGCGGACGTCACCGCGGCCGTGGACGAGTCCGGCGTAGGCGTCGACGTCATCGCGCTCGAGCAGGGCGACGCAGCGCTGGCCTCGCTGCGCGAGGTGGCCGAGGCCGGCTCCGGCCAGGTGGTCGAGGCGAGCCGGACCGCGCTGGCCGACACGTTCTCGGAGGAGGCTGCCGTCCTCGCCCGGCAGGTGCTCGTCTCGACCTCCGTGCCCGACGGCGTCGACGCGACCGAGGCGACCGTCGAGGTGACGCTCGGCGGCGCCGCCGGCCCCGTGACGGCCAGCGCCTTCAGCACCGTCCAGCGCGCGGCGACGACGACCGTGGTCCCCCCGCCGGTGGTGCAGCAGCCCGACTGGGTCCCGCCGTCCTGGCTGATGCACGCCGGCATCGGCACGCTCGCCGTCGGCCTGGTCGCGCTCGTCGTGCTCCTGGTCCCGCGCGGCCCGGCGCCGCTGTCGGCGGCCGACCGCCTGGCGCGCTACACCGAGGTGACGAGCGCCGGCGCGACGCCCGCGGGGTCGCGGGTGGACGCCGAGCAGGCGCTCTCGTCGGCCAAGGACGCCGCCGCCACGCTGCTGAGCCGGAACAAGTCGCTCGACGCGCGGATCACCCACCGGCTGGAGGGCGCCGGCAGCGAGCTGAAGGCCTCGGAGTGGCTGCTGGTCCACGTGGGCGTGTTCCTCGCCGCCGGCCTCGTCGGCCTGCTGCTGGGTCGCGGCACCATCGTCCTGGGCCTGCTCTTCCTGGTCCTCGGCGGCCTCGGCCCCTGGCTCTACCTCGGCGTCCGGCGGGCGCGCCGGCGCAAGGCGTTCAACGCCCTGCTGCCCGACACCCTGCAGCTGATGTCCGGGTCGCTGGCGGCGGGTCTCTCGCTGGCCCAGTCGGTCGACACGATCGTGCGGGAGGGCGCCGACCCGGTCGCCACGGAGTTCAAGCGGGTCCTGGTCGAGACGCGCCTCGGCGTACCCCTGGAGGACGCGCTCGAGGGGGTCGCCAAGCGGTTCGAGTCCAAGGACTTCGAGTGGGTGGTCATGGCGATCAAGATCCAGCGCCAGGTCGGCGGCAACCTCGCCGAGCTGCTCGACACCGTCGCCGCCACGATGCGCGAGCGGGAGTACCTGCGGCGCCAGGTGGCCGCGCTGGCCGCCGAGGGCAAGCTGTCCGCGTGGGTCCTGGGCTGCCTGCCGCCGCTGTTCATGCTGTACCTCTTCTTCACCCAGCGGGACTACGTGAGCGTGATGTTCACCGACCCGCTCGGCATCCTGATGCTCGTCGGCGCGGTGGTGGTCCTCGGCGTGGGGGTCTTCTGGATGAGCAAGCTGGTCAAGGTGGAGGTGTGA
- a CDS encoding CpaF family protein: protein MSSLSERLAAARRSDPAASPEPPAEATAALDAARPVEEQPAGAAAAGAAAAAAASARRKVDAAPRRTLGAAQPDRIEELKSSVHTELLQQLGPHLYDADMDQDELDQRVRSVLADVLASQDRPLSSGDRARVTQEISDDILGYGPIQPFLRDPDVSEVMVNGHASIWLEKGGRLMPADAHFLDEAHLRRTIDKIVSRIGRRVDESSPMVDARLPDGSRVNAVVPPLAVDGSALTIRKFATDPLTATDLVSFGSLTPQTCDFLEACVRGRLNVIVSGSTGAGKTTTLNVLSSFIPSDERIVTIEDAAELQLKQDHVVRLESRPANIEGKGAVHIRDLVRNSLRMRPDRIIVGEVRDASALDMLQAMNTGHDGSICTLHSNGPRDTLSRMETMVLMAGMDLPVRAIREQVASAVDLIVHQTRFKDGTRRITHITEVERMEGDVITLQDIFVFDASAGFDVHGRTLGRLRPTGLRPTFLDKMAYANVTVDPMLFATDRI, encoded by the coding sequence ATGAGCTCGCTGTCCGAACGGCTCGCCGCCGCCCGCCGCTCCGACCCCGCCGCCTCCCCCGAGCCGCCGGCCGAGGCCACCGCCGCCCTCGACGCCGCTCGGCCGGTCGAGGAGCAGCCCGCCGGGGCCGCGGCCGCCGGGGCCGCCGCTGCCGCCGCCGCGTCCGCGAGGCGCAAGGTCGACGCCGCGCCGCGGCGTACCCTCGGCGCGGCGCAGCCCGACCGGATCGAGGAGCTGAAGAGCAGCGTGCACACCGAGCTGCTCCAGCAGCTCGGGCCGCACCTCTACGACGCCGACATGGACCAGGACGAGCTGGACCAGCGGGTCCGCTCGGTGCTGGCCGACGTCCTCGCCTCCCAGGACCGACCGCTCAGCAGCGGGGACCGCGCGCGGGTGACCCAGGAGATCAGCGACGACATCCTCGGCTACGGGCCGATCCAGCCGTTCCTGCGCGACCCCGACGTCTCCGAGGTCATGGTCAACGGGCACGCCTCGATCTGGTTGGAGAAGGGCGGCCGGCTGATGCCGGCGGACGCGCACTTCCTCGACGAGGCGCACCTGCGGCGCACGATCGACAAGATCGTCTCCCGGATCGGCCGCCGCGTCGACGAGTCCAGCCCGATGGTCGACGCCCGCCTGCCCGACGGCAGCCGCGTCAACGCCGTGGTCCCGCCGTTGGCCGTGGACGGCTCGGCGCTGACCATCCGCAAGTTCGCCACCGACCCGCTGACCGCCACCGACCTGGTCTCCTTCGGGTCCCTGACGCCGCAGACGTGCGACTTCCTCGAGGCGTGCGTGCGCGGCCGGCTCAACGTGATCGTCTCCGGCAGCACCGGCGCCGGGAAGACGACGACGCTCAACGTGCTGTCCTCGTTCATCCCCAGCGACGAGCGGATCGTCACCATCGAGGACGCCGCGGAGCTGCAGCTCAAGCAGGACCACGTGGTCCGCCTGGAGTCGCGCCCGGCCAACATCGAGGGCAAGGGCGCGGTCCACATCCGCGACCTGGTGCGCAACAGCCTGCGGATGCGGCCCGACCGGATCATCGTCGGCGAGGTCCGCGACGCCTCCGCCCTGGACATGCTGCAGGCGATGAACACCGGCCACGACGGCTCCATCTGCACCCTGCACTCCAACGGTCCGCGCGACACGCTCTCGCGGATGGAGACCATGGTGCTGATGGCCGGCATGGACCTGCCGGTCCGCGCGATCCGCGAGCAGGTCGCCTCCGCGGTCGACCTGATCGTGCACCAGACGCGCTTCAAGGACGGCACCCGCCGGATCACCCACATCACCGAGGTGGAGCGGATGGAGGGCGACGTCATCACCCTCCAGGACATCTTCGTCTTCGACGCCTCCGCGGGCTTCGACGTCCACGGCCGCACGCTCGGCCGGCTCCGCCCGACGGGGCTGCGGCCGACGTTCCTGGACAAGATGGCCTACGCCAACGTCACGGTCGACCCGATGCTCTTCGCGACGGACCGGATCTGA
- a CDS encoding AAA family ATPase: protein MPVVVDPQDATLSALLTGLPTGTQGVLSVDRMHGWLTQHSDEYVVVLGPHLALEETVAVCEGLRTGRPTVSVVLVRDELDAETLAAAMKAGARDVVPTGDLVALEAAVDRAYQLHVALRGPSGAAHVGRVVTVFSPKGGVGKTTMAVNLALALTENGARKVCLVDLDLGFGDVAITMQLFPTHSIEQAVGAEDSLDTAMLDGLLTRHQESLMVLAAPAHPDVRERITAPLVTRILRTLRETFDYVVIDTAPAFDEQTLTALDETDECVIVATLDVPTLKNVKVALETLEMLDIARGHRHLLLNRADDAVGIGPDKVEAILGMGVAASVESSIDIAAATNAGTPILLERPDHQSSGAIRGLASRLSGETVAAPRSATTPPDPADAEGADKPARRFRLRR, encoded by the coding sequence ATGCCCGTCGTCGTCGATCCCCAGGACGCCACCCTCTCCGCGCTGCTGACCGGGCTGCCGACCGGCACCCAGGGGGTGCTGTCGGTCGACCGGATGCACGGTTGGCTGACCCAGCACTCCGACGAGTACGTCGTCGTGCTCGGCCCCCACCTCGCCCTCGAGGAGACCGTCGCGGTCTGCGAGGGGCTCCGCACCGGCCGGCCCACCGTCAGCGTCGTGCTCGTGCGCGACGAGCTCGACGCCGAGACCCTCGCCGCGGCCATGAAGGCCGGCGCGCGCGACGTCGTGCCGACCGGCGACCTGGTCGCCCTCGAGGCCGCGGTGGACCGCGCCTACCAGCTCCACGTCGCGCTGCGCGGGCCGTCCGGCGCCGCGCACGTCGGCCGCGTGGTGACCGTCTTCTCCCCCAAGGGCGGCGTCGGCAAGACCACGATGGCGGTCAACCTCGCGCTGGCGCTCACCGAGAACGGCGCGCGCAAGGTGTGCCTGGTCGACCTGGACCTCGGGTTCGGCGACGTCGCCATCACCATGCAGCTGTTCCCGACGCACTCGATCGAGCAGGCCGTCGGCGCCGAGGACAGCCTGGACACCGCGATGCTCGACGGGCTCCTGACCCGGCACCAGGAGTCGTTGATGGTGCTGGCCGCCCCGGCCCACCCCGACGTCCGTGAGCGGATCACCGCCCCGCTGGTGACCCGCATCCTGCGGACGCTGCGGGAGACCTTCGACTACGTCGTCATCGACACCGCGCCCGCCTTCGACGAGCAGACCCTGACCGCGCTCGACGAGACCGACGAGTGCGTCATCGTCGCGACGCTCGACGTGCCCACGCTGAAGAACGTCAAGGTGGCCCTCGAGACCCTGGAGATGCTCGACATCGCCCGGGGCCACCGCCACCTGCTGCTCAACCGCGCCGACGACGCCGTCGGCATCGGTCCGGACAAGGTGGAGGCCATCCTCGGCATGGGCGTGGCCGCCTCCGTCGAGAGCTCGATCGACATCGCGGCCGCCACCAATGCGGGGACCCCGATCCTGCTCGAGCGCCCCGACCACCAGTCCAGCGGCGCGATCCGTGGGCTCGCGTCCCGGCTCTCCGGGGAGACCGTCGCCGCGCCGCGGTCCGCCACCACCCCGCCCGACCCCGCGGACGCCGAGGGGGCCGACAAGCCGGCCCGCCGCTTCCGCCTCCGGAGGTGA